The sequence GTCACTTGGAAAACGGACCGGCTCGGCAAAGCCGGAGAGACGGAAGCGGAAGTCGTCAACCCGGATCCGCTGAAGTATCCGATCAACAACGGGGCGGTCGTCCGGATCAAGGACGGCGACCAGAAAATTTTCTACGGCTTCGTCTTCAATGTGAAAGGCGGGCGGGAAGACACCGTTACCGTCAAAGCCTACGATCAGCTGAAGTATCTGATGTACAACGACACGTTCGTGAAAAAGAAAATGCCCGCTTCCCAGGCCATCACGGAGATCCTGAAAAAGTACAACTGCGTGGTCGGCAGTATTGCGGGTACGCGTGTCGTCCTTCCGGCTATCGTCGAGGACGATAAGAAAGCGCTGGATGTGATCACGCAGTATCTGGATAATACGCTGACGGCGACGAACAAGATTTACGTACTGTTCGACAACTTCGGCAAGGTGGACTTGATGCTTGCCGACAACATGCGGATCCGACCAGAAGACTTTTACATCGGCGAGGACAGTCTCCTCTACGATTACGAGTATGAAGCCTCCATCGATGACGACACCTACAACCAGATCAAGCTCGTCCGTGACAACGAAAAGAAGTCAAAGCGTGAAGTCTTCATCGCTAAAGACTCGAGCACCATCGCCAAGTGGGGCATGCTCCAGAAGTTCCGGAAAGTCGACGACAGCATGAAAGACGCAGCAGTCAAACAGCTGGCCGAGAATCTGCTGCAGCTTCACAACCGGGAGAAGAAGTCACTCAAGCTGTCTGCGATCGGCAACTGGCGAGTGCGAGCCGGGCGCTTCATGTACTTCCGCATCGATAAGTACGGCATCAACCGGTACTTCCTCATTGACGAGGTCGAGCATGAATGGAAAGAGGGTGTCCATACGATGGACCTGAAAGTGAGTGTGTTCTGATGGGCTTGCTCGAAACGATTAAACAGACGTCAACGAAAGCGGTGGCAGCCGGCAACCCGGCGCAAGTGCTGTACGGTACCGTTGAGAAAGCCGACCCGCTCGAGATCCGCATCCACGAAAAGCTGAAACTGACGGAAGAGTTCCTGGACGTGGCGAAGCATCTGACGCGCCATGAACGGGTTGTCAGCATCCAGTACGAAAACCCAAAGACCTGGACGAAAGCCGAAATCGGCGATGCCGACAAAACGACTTCGTCCAATCAAGGGTTCTCAAATTATGAAATGAAATACGCCAAGATGATTTTTGAAGACGGCTTGAAAATAGATGATCGAGTGGTGCTGCTCCGAATTCAAGGAGGGCACCGTTTTTATGTAATCGATCGATACCGGGAGGGAGAGAACGTATGGTCCTACCCCAAGGAGAAGTAATTGTCACAGACGAACTGGACGTCCAGTCGGAAGCTGACCTGCCGAC comes from Sporosarcina trichiuri and encodes:
- a CDS encoding XkdQ/YqbQ family protein, yielding MPVRSVTWKTDRLGKAGETEAEVVNPDPLKYPINNGAVVRIKDGDQKIFYGFVFNVKGGREDTVTVKAYDQLKYLMYNDTFVKKKMPASQAITEILKKYNCVVGSIAGTRVVLPAIVEDDKKALDVITQYLDNTLTATNKIYVLFDNFGKVDLMLADNMRIRPEDFYIGEDSLLYDYEYEASIDDDTYNQIKLVRDNEKKSKREVFIAKDSSTIAKWGMLQKFRKVDDSMKDAAVKQLAENLLQLHNREKKSLKLSAIGNWRVRAGRFMYFRIDKYGINRYFLIDEVEHEWKEGVHTMDLKVSVF
- a CDS encoding DUF2577 domain-containing protein; translation: MGLLETIKQTSTKAVAAGNPAQVLYGTVEKADPLEIRIHEKLKLTEEFLDVAKHLTRHERVVSIQYENPKTWTKAEIGDADKTTSSNQGFSNYEMKYAKMIFEDGLKIDDRVVLLRIQGGHRFYVIDRYREGENVWSYPKEK